Part of the Candidatus Hydrogenedentota bacterium genome, CAATAGCCGTGGCGCGGAAATGGACGGCAGCGCGCCAAGCGACTCTTGCACAAGTTGCCGCTGTTGCGCCGTCATCCGCCCCGTCTGAACGTAGAGCATGAAATTGGAGAACGTGAGAATTCCGATTCCGCCAAGTTGAATCAGAATGAGTATTACCGCCTGGCCAATCGGCGAAAACGACGCATCGATGTCCCGCACCGCGAGGCCGGTGACGCATATCGCCGAAGCCGCGGTAAACAGCGCGTCAACAATCGACGTCGCGATGTCCTCATCGTCCCACGTGCGAGCGGCATACAACAGGCACGCGCCTACCCCGATTGCGCCCGAAAACGACATTACAAGCAGGCGTGGCGGGGTTATTCGGCCGGTCAGTCTCCTCAGTGCTTCTGCCATCGCTTGCGGCCCCCCGGCATCATGCTAATGCGGCGATCCGCTTCAAAACATCATATCGCGCCGGCGGCCGTCGTGTCTCCTCGACCCCGCTAAAAGTGCTTCGTTGTTCCGTACCACTGGCTGCCGCCGTGATCGAGGTGCAGCACCGGCAGGCCGGACAGGCGCACTTCCTTGCCGTACTTTCCCTGGAGCGCCATGCCAAACCACATATCGGCGCCTTCGAAATGATCGAGCTCCGCGTATTTCACTTCGTCGAAAAATTCGCGCTTGAAACATTGAAAAAAACCGACCGGCACGCCGTGCGCTTCTCGATAGCGGTATTCGCCCCCGCTGTTCACGAGTTGGTCCCACTCGTCCCACGGCCGAATCTCGCCGGTGAGAATCTTCGCCGTGGTTTCCTTGCTCAACATCAAACGGCCGTCACCCGCCACAAAATTGGCAGAGTCCGACACTTCGTCGATTCGCGCGAACATTGTCGGCGCGATTACGATGTCGGCGTCCATCAAGACGATCCACTCGCCGGACGCCATGCTCGCCGACTCGTTGATCATAAAGCCTTTCGCGTTGGCGTTCTGCGCGGGGAACGGCGACCGCACAATGCGCAGGCCGGGATAGGTCAGGCGCATGCTGTCGATGAGATCGTCCGTTGCGTCCAGTCCCGGAATGTACGCGATGATGACTTCGATCTTGCCCAAGTCTATGTCGCGCTGGTGGGCAATGGCGCGCAGCATCGCCTGCAACCGCCGCGCATACCGCGAGTTCACCACGATGATCGAATACTTTATGCCCTCCGCATGCGGGACGTGCGTGTGCTCGCCGCGCCATATCTTCACGAATTGCGTGACAATCTGCGCGTCGATGTTCCACGCGGCAATGCGGGGGTCCAGCCGTCCGCCGAGCCGCATCGGGACGTAGAACATGCCCTCGAATTCCACGGGCCGGACCGGCTTTCCGTCGCGCAGCAACACATAGTGCCCGTCCGCCGCGACGTGCAGCACGACCGTGTGCCGGTACCCCTCCATCGGACAGAGCAACTTGCAGTGCCGCCCGAAACTGAGCCCGATGTACTCCGCGATGCCGCCGCCGAACGTTACGCTGATCGTGAACGGCGGTTCGACGTATTCGAGTTGCGTACTCTGCTTTTCGGTGTTCGTGATGGAATGCCAGCGCACGCCGCCCTCGAGATGTTCCCACGGCGCGCCGACCACCGTATATTCGTACGGCATGATCTGGCGGTCCGGCGCACGGTTTTCGACGACGGCGTTCGCCTCCTTGACGAGTGCTTCCTCTCCGGCGGTACGCTTCAATCGCTGTTCGTCAATCGCGTCGTAGTACTTCGGTTGCGCCAACGCGAAGTGCATCGGCGACACTACAAGCTCGCCGCCAACTGCGTTGAGATCGAGGCCCGGCAGCGCCCGCTTGAACTCGGGCGTGTCCCGGTCGCAGATGCGCCGCAAGCTGCACTTCGAGCAATTCGGTCCGAGCG contains:
- a CDS encoding glycosyltransferase encodes the protein MPLRVEDQRVPPVRGLMTLHNQWGKPFGDIDLRRWLRLNRLVFNVEKVDALAHGNSAERVADFIEAAREWDLRLSLRTDCATPPPDLAKLKDDGLLDAFLVPANADAPNLNAWLAACTKAGLPARLQLPAHVSDANAVVARAIEHRIVSVNVAAFDPFTPPARGGSGAQSRASIGAMQTLALELESAGIECNLLRVPFCQFDEQRRANVLNARQFHLDHQQYTKASYEQALNIYRNAPAAVSKIMLILLARSTFQRSFVDAVLLRLLLQMRLVYGWSAALHKLTRHLRNRYLKPKVSGQTIEQIAREIEKVRAHETKTLGPNCSKCSLRRICDRDTPEFKRALPGLDLNAVGGELVVSPMHFALAQPKYYDAIDEQRLKRTAGEEALVKEANAVVENRAPDRQIMPYEYTVVGAPWEHLEGGVRWHSITNTEKQSTQLEYVEPPFTISVTFGGGIAEYIGLSFGRHCKLLCPMEGYRHTVVLHVAADGHYVLLRDGKPVRPVEFEGMFYVPMRLGGRLDPRIAAWNIDAQIVTQFVKIWRGEHTHVPHAEGIKYSIIVVNSRYARRLQAMLRAIAHQRDIDLGKIEVIIAYIPGLDATDDLIDSMRLTYPGLRIVRSPFPAQNANAKGFMINESASMASGEWIVLMDADIVIAPTMFARIDEVSDSANFVAGDGRLMLSKETTAKILTGEIRPWDEWDQLVNSGGEYRYREAHGVPVGFFQCFKREFFDEVKYAELDHFEGADMWFGMALQGKYGKEVRLSGLPVLHLDHGGSQWYGTTKHF